The following proteins are co-located in the Pseudarthrobacter siccitolerans genome:
- a CDS encoding FAD-binding oxidoreductase has protein sequence MGSVAIEELETILSAGQVDREEITLRRYAVDQAPVLDYQLPLAVVFPESVPDVQAVVRICAARKVTIVPRGAGTGVSGGAHATKDCIILSLERMDRVLSLSPDDETAVVEPGVINAVLNEAAAEHGLMYAPDPASFRSSTIGGNVATNAGGLRCAKYGVTRDSVLALDVVLADGSLLHTGHQTFKGVAGYDLTGLFVGSEGTLGIVVGVTVRLKYLPRDVHTVAAFYPDFRQAATGVLAVGRARVQPAIMELLDGGTLAQLDSIHGSDLTARGSSLLLIQTDGFGAAAEARMVREVLAAGGATVTTEASAEAERLVELRRHSRGVEVDDEFRVGEDVAVPRSRLVDYVAALEVMAVKHDVHLKVVAHAGDGNLHPTFWIDRKDNAVDGEALGRLHRVLDESITAALGMGGTITGEHGVGQYKLRWLGQEQPEPLRELQRRIKDLFDPAGILNPGKAI, from the coding sequence GTGGGAAGCGTGGCAATCGAGGAGCTGGAGACCATCCTGTCGGCTGGCCAGGTGGACCGGGAAGAGATCACCCTTCGCCGGTATGCGGTGGACCAGGCACCCGTCCTTGATTATCAGCTCCCCTTGGCGGTGGTGTTTCCCGAGTCCGTGCCAGACGTGCAGGCAGTGGTACGGATCTGTGCGGCCCGCAAGGTGACGATTGTGCCCCGTGGAGCGGGAACGGGAGTGTCGGGCGGCGCCCATGCCACAAAAGACTGCATCATCCTGTCCCTCGAGCGGATGGACCGGGTCCTGTCGCTGAGCCCGGACGATGAAACAGCAGTGGTGGAGCCGGGCGTCATCAACGCCGTGCTCAATGAGGCTGCCGCGGAACATGGGCTGATGTACGCGCCGGACCCCGCCAGCTTTCGCAGCTCAACCATCGGCGGAAACGTAGCGACGAATGCCGGCGGTCTGCGCTGCGCCAAGTACGGCGTCACCCGGGACTCCGTCCTGGCGCTGGACGTCGTCCTCGCGGACGGCTCGCTCCTGCACACCGGCCATCAGACCTTCAAGGGCGTTGCCGGGTACGACCTCACCGGGCTCTTTGTGGGGTCGGAAGGGACGTTGGGCATCGTGGTGGGCGTGACCGTGCGCCTGAAGTACCTACCCCGGGACGTGCACACTGTCGCCGCCTTCTACCCGGACTTCCGCCAAGCCGCAACCGGGGTCCTGGCCGTGGGCAGGGCACGGGTCCAGCCGGCCATTATGGAACTGCTCGACGGCGGCACGCTGGCCCAGCTGGACAGCATCCACGGCTCGGACCTGACCGCCCGCGGAAGCTCCCTGCTGCTGATCCAGACGGACGGCTTCGGCGCCGCGGCCGAGGCCCGGATGGTCCGGGAAGTCCTGGCAGCCGGCGGGGCAACTGTTACCACTGAAGCCAGTGCGGAAGCGGAACGGCTCGTGGAACTGAGGCGCCACAGCCGGGGCGTGGAAGTGGACGACGAGTTCCGGGTGGGGGAGGACGTTGCCGTTCCCCGCTCGCGCCTGGTTGACTACGTGGCCGCCCTGGAGGTCATGGCCGTGAAACACGACGTGCACCTCAAAGTGGTGGCACACGCCGGCGACGGGAACCTGCACCCGACTTTCTGGATCGACCGCAAGGACAACGCGGTGGACGGCGAGGCGCTGGGGAGGCTCCATCGGGTACTGGACGAATCCATTACGGCAGCCCTGGGCATGGGTGGCACCATCACCGGCGAACACGGCGTGGGCCAGTACAAACTGCGGTGGCTGGGCCAGGAACAGCCCGAACCGCTCCGGGAACTCCAGCGCCGGATCAAGGACCTGTTCGATCCGGCAGGGATCCTGAACCCCGGAAAGGCGATCTAG
- a CDS encoding DsbA family protein: protein MSPANEVRKSKAERTADAREKARLIREEQLKKDKRNKLLIGWGIVAAVVAILVVVALVVTTSMKQNGPVADQGPTPANGNAHGGVTLLANTEVAKLDPATVDAAAVGEPPQAAPAEVVAPGAEAEAGKPVKVVLYIDFICPVCKNFEAQYNEQLTSLRNEGKITVEYRALGFLDSRSTTNYSSRAANAAACVVNESPEKYAEFVDALFANQPAEGGAGLSDDKLKSMASDIGVDINSCVDEKTYRPFVKFTTKEASAIGVTGTPSVFVEGRQWGKGASAQTPFPEFLQAAIDAKA from the coding sequence ATGAGCCCCGCAAACGAAGTACGTAAGTCCAAGGCTGAGCGCACCGCGGACGCCCGCGAGAAAGCGCGGCTGATCCGCGAAGAGCAGCTGAAAAAGGACAAGCGCAACAAGCTGCTGATCGGGTGGGGGATTGTGGCTGCCGTGGTGGCCATCCTGGTGGTGGTGGCACTGGTTGTCACCACGTCGATGAAGCAGAACGGACCGGTTGCCGACCAAGGCCCGACGCCGGCCAACGGCAACGCCCACGGCGGCGTTACGCTGCTGGCCAACACGGAAGTTGCCAAGCTGGACCCTGCCACGGTTGACGCAGCCGCTGTTGGCGAACCCCCGCAGGCTGCGCCGGCCGAAGTGGTGGCTCCGGGCGCCGAGGCCGAAGCAGGCAAACCGGTGAAGGTTGTCCTCTACATCGACTTCATCTGCCCGGTCTGCAAGAATTTCGAGGCCCAGTACAACGAACAGCTCACGTCCCTGCGCAACGAAGGCAAGATTACGGTCGAATACCGCGCGCTCGGATTCCTCGACAGCCGCTCCACCACGAACTACTCGTCGCGGGCAGCCAACGCCGCCGCCTGTGTTGTGAACGAATCGCCGGAGAAGTACGCGGAGTTTGTGGACGCACTCTTCGCCAACCAGCCTGCAGAAGGCGGCGCAGGGCTCTCAGACGACAAGCTCAAGAGCATGGCCTCGGACATCGGCGTTGACATCAACAGCTGTGTGGACGAAAAGACCTACCGGCCCTTCGTAAAGTTCACCACCAAGGAGGCCTCAGCGATCGGAGTCACCGGCACGCCGAGCGTCTTTGTGGAAGGCAGGCAGTGGGGCAAGGGCGCCAGCGCCCAGACCCCGTTCCCCGAGTTCCTCCAGGCCGCGATCGACGCCAAGGCCTAA
- a CDS encoding LacI family DNA-binding transcriptional regulator, with the protein MAGIKDVADRAGLSIATVSRALSGKSNVSAKSKKLALEAAGELGFVPSYHASSLASGRNHNIGLVVPSIHRWYFSSVLEGVSETLLDAGYDLTLYNVGDQPERRRSVLNDFLLRKRLDAVIAVALVLSDAEIQQLLAVHRPIVGIGGTLPGASTIRIDDERLARMATDHLIRLGHTQIAHVTGDAALNQDFKLPGIRQGGYQKAMTAAGLEIRPEWQISADFTVQGAYSAARRLLGSAAERPTAVFAASDEMAVGTILAARDFGLQVPQDLSVVGMDGHELGETFGLTTVDQAPRRQGVLAAATALQLLEAGTKDAADGSIPQEADQEFPTEFVIRTSTAVPRAPRGR; encoded by the coding sequence ATGGCGGGCATCAAGGACGTCGCAGACAGGGCCGGGCTATCCATCGCCACTGTCTCGCGGGCGCTGAGCGGAAAGTCCAATGTCTCTGCGAAGAGCAAGAAGCTGGCGCTGGAGGCGGCGGGGGAACTGGGGTTCGTCCCGTCCTACCATGCCTCCAGCCTTGCTTCCGGCCGGAACCACAACATCGGCCTGGTGGTACCGTCCATCCACCGCTGGTACTTCTCCTCCGTTCTGGAGGGTGTGTCTGAGACGCTGCTGGATGCCGGCTACGACCTGACGCTGTACAACGTAGGCGACCAGCCCGAGCGCCGCCGCAGCGTGCTGAACGATTTCCTCCTCCGGAAGCGCCTGGACGCGGTCATCGCAGTGGCCCTGGTCCTGAGTGACGCCGAAATCCAGCAGCTGCTGGCTGTCCACCGTCCCATCGTGGGTATCGGCGGCACCCTGCCGGGGGCTTCCACCATCAGGATCGACGACGAACGGCTCGCCCGGATGGCCACTGACCACCTGATCCGGCTTGGACATACGCAGATAGCCCATGTCACCGGTGATGCGGCCCTGAACCAGGACTTCAAGCTGCCCGGCATCCGCCAGGGCGGTTATCAGAAGGCCATGACGGCGGCCGGTTTGGAGATCCGGCCGGAATGGCAGATCAGTGCGGATTTCACCGTCCAGGGCGCGTACTCCGCGGCTCGCCGCCTTTTGGGCAGCGCCGCAGAACGGCCAACCGCTGTCTTCGCGGCCTCGGACGAAATGGCAGTTGGCACCATCCTCGCGGCCCGGGACTTCGGGCTGCAGGTACCGCAGGATCTCTCGGTGGTGGGAATGGACGGGCACGAGCTAGGCGAGACGTTCGGCTTGACCACGGTAGACCAGGCTCCCCGCAGGCAGGGCGTTCTGGCGGCTGCCACTGCGCTGCAGCTGCTCGAGGCCGGCACGAAGGATGCCGCCGATGGATCCATCCCGCAGGAAGCCGACCAGGAGTTCCCCACGGAGTTTGTGATCAGGACAAGTACAGCCGTCCCCCGGGCCCCGCGCGGCCGTTAG
- a CDS encoding alpha,alpha-trehalose-phosphate synthase (UDP-forming), translating to MQTPVQENSAAAAAPGAAGAGESAETKYDFMVVSNRLPVDRVAPGENGDDGSGWRRSPGGLVTALAPMMTKTDGAWVGWHGAPDETVEPFSHGGMDLVPVQLSADDVELYYEGFSNATLWPLYHDVIAPPEFHRTWWDAYRMVNKRFADAVVRHADDGATVWIQDYQLQLVPRMLREARPDLKIGFFNHIPFPPPEIFAQLPWRQAIIDGLLGADLVGFQRPSDAGNFMRSARRFLGASVKQQQVHVKGQDGEITHIARAQAFPISIDVRQISELAAKPEIIERARQIRQDLGNPKTILLGVDRLDYTKGIRHRLKAFEELLADGKLSVSDATLIQVASPSRERVEQYRLLREEVEGTVGHINGTYDTLENTAVRYLHHSYPVEEMVALYLAADVMLVTALRDGMNLVAKEYVTARTNNDGALVLSEFAGAADQLKQALLMNPHDIDGLKNAIMRAVEMSPRDASRRMRAMRKQILEHDVDHWSADFLQALKEKVVRDDT from the coding sequence ATGCAAACACCTGTCCAGGAAAATTCCGCCGCCGCAGCCGCACCAGGCGCCGCCGGCGCGGGCGAAAGCGCGGAGACCAAGTATGACTTCATGGTGGTCTCGAACAGGCTGCCCGTGGACCGCGTCGCTCCCGGCGAAAACGGCGACGACGGCTCCGGGTGGCGGCGATCCCCCGGCGGACTGGTGACGGCGCTGGCACCCATGATGACCAAGACCGACGGCGCCTGGGTGGGCTGGCACGGCGCCCCCGACGAGACCGTGGAACCCTTCAGCCACGGCGGCATGGACCTGGTGCCCGTCCAGCTCAGCGCGGACGACGTCGAGCTTTACTACGAAGGCTTCTCCAACGCCACCCTTTGGCCGCTTTACCATGACGTGATCGCCCCGCCGGAGTTCCACCGCACCTGGTGGGACGCCTACCGCATGGTGAACAAAAGGTTCGCCGACGCCGTCGTACGCCATGCCGACGACGGCGCGACGGTATGGATCCAGGACTACCAGCTGCAGCTGGTGCCGCGGATGCTCCGGGAAGCGCGGCCCGACCTCAAGATCGGCTTCTTCAACCACATCCCCTTCCCCCCGCCCGAGATCTTCGCCCAGCTGCCCTGGCGCCAGGCCATCATCGATGGCCTCCTCGGTGCTGACCTGGTGGGCTTCCAGCGGCCCAGCGACGCAGGCAACTTCATGCGCTCGGCCCGCCGCTTCCTGGGCGCCAGCGTCAAGCAGCAGCAGGTGCACGTCAAGGGCCAGGACGGGGAAATCACCCACATCGCCAGGGCCCAGGCGTTCCCCATTTCCATCGACGTGCGGCAGATCAGCGAGCTGGCCGCCAAACCGGAAATCATTGAGCGGGCACGGCAGATCCGCCAGGACCTCGGAAATCCGAAAACCATCCTGCTGGGTGTGGACCGCCTGGACTACACCAAGGGCATCCGGCACCGGCTGAAGGCGTTCGAGGAACTCCTGGCCGACGGCAAGCTGTCCGTCAGCGACGCCACCCTGATCCAGGTGGCCAGCCCCAGCCGTGAACGCGTTGAGCAGTACCGGCTCCTCCGTGAAGAGGTGGAGGGCACGGTGGGCCACATCAACGGTACCTACGACACCCTGGAGAACACGGCCGTCCGCTACCTGCACCACAGCTACCCGGTGGAGGAAATGGTGGCCCTGTACCTGGCGGCCGACGTCATGCTGGTCACCGCACTGCGGGACGGCATGAACCTGGTGGCCAAGGAATACGTCACGGCGCGCACCAACAACGACGGCGCGCTGGTGCTCAGCGAGTTCGCCGGCGCAGCGGACCAGCTCAAGCAGGCCCTGCTGATGAACCCGCACGACATCGACGGCCTGAAAAATGCCATCATGCGCGCCGTCGAGATGTCCCCCCGGGATGCGTCGCGGCGGATGCGGGCCATGCGGAAACAGATCCTGGAGCACGACGTGGACCACTGGTCCGCGGACTTCCTGCAGGCGTTGAAGGAGAAAGTGGTCCGCGATGACACGTGA
- a CDS encoding ABC transporter ATP-binding protein, which yields MATVTFDNATRLYPGTEKPAVDKLNIDIADGEFLVLVGPSGCGKSTSLRMLAGLEDVNAGRILIGDRDVTDVPPKDRDIAMVFQNYALYPHMTVADNMGFALKIAGVSKEERAERVREAAKLLDLEPYLDRKPKALSGGQRQRVAMGRAIVRNPQVFLMDEPLSNLDAKLRVQTRTQIASLTRRLGVTTVYVTHDQVEAMTMGDRVAVLKDGLLMQVDTPRNLYDKPKNVFVAGFIGSPAMNLLELPVVDGGVQFGGTVYPVPRDVLEEAHGSTVTLGSRPEDLETAPHGEGLKVEVDVVEELGADAYVYGHTTLDGKDHDIVARVDGRRPPMKGESIYVRPQSGHVHLFDTKTGLRLGD from the coding sequence GTGGCTACAGTTACTTTTGATAACGCTACGCGTCTGTACCCGGGCACAGAAAAGCCCGCCGTCGATAAGCTCAACATCGACATCGCCGATGGCGAATTCCTAGTCCTCGTTGGACCCTCCGGTTGCGGTAAGTCCACCTCCCTGCGCATGCTCGCAGGCCTCGAGGACGTCAACGCAGGCCGTATCCTCATTGGCGACCGCGATGTCACCGACGTTCCGCCGAAGGACCGCGACATCGCGATGGTTTTCCAGAACTACGCGTTGTACCCGCACATGACTGTGGCCGACAACATGGGCTTCGCCCTGAAGATCGCAGGCGTTTCCAAGGAAGAGCGCGCCGAGCGCGTCCGTGAAGCTGCAAAGCTCCTTGACCTTGAGCCCTACCTGGACCGTAAGCCGAAGGCACTCTCCGGCGGTCAGCGCCAGCGTGTTGCTATGGGCCGCGCCATCGTCCGTAACCCGCAGGTCTTCCTCATGGATGAGCCGCTGTCCAACCTGGACGCCAAGCTCCGCGTGCAGACCCGTACGCAGATCGCATCCCTGACCCGCCGCCTCGGCGTCACCACGGTCTACGTGACCCACGACCAGGTCGAGGCCATGACCATGGGTGACCGCGTCGCTGTGCTGAAGGACGGCCTCCTGATGCAGGTTGACACCCCGCGCAACCTCTACGACAAGCCCAAGAACGTCTTCGTTGCCGGCTTCATCGGCTCCCCTGCCATGAACCTGCTGGAACTGCCCGTCGTCGACGGCGGCGTCCAGTTCGGCGGCACGGTTTACCCTGTACCGCGCGACGTCCTCGAAGAAGCACACGGCTCCACCGTTACCCTCGGAAGCCGTCCCGAAGACCTCGAGACCGCTCCCCACGGCGAGGGCCTGAAGGTAGAGGTCGACGTCGTCGAAGAGCTGGGTGCCGACGCTTACGTGTACGGCCACACCACGCTTGACGGCAAGGACCACGACATCGTGGCACGCGTCGACGGCCGCCGCCCTCCGATGAAGGGCGAGTCCATCTACGTCCGTCCGCAGTCGGGCCACGTGCACCTGTTCGACACCAAGACCGGCCTGCGCCTGGGCGACTAA
- the otsB gene encoding trehalose-phosphatase, whose protein sequence is MTRENRTGNGKLALTPELRQAIRAIARTDHLLVAMDFDGTMAPIVGHADDARPLPRAATAFAGLAVLPRTTTALISGRALASLRQVASPPVDTLLIGSHGAEAWLGPGSAGLTLEDEQKALLAEVRSILADIVAEAPGTMLEDKPAGVVLHTRQAADDVAEDAVAAARSLLQDRKGVFLKDGKRVLETSVVNASKGEGVTFLRQISGASAVLFAGDDTTDEDALARLEPGDVGIKVGLDFTQAQYRVEAPVHVAEMLEVLLQERSLAVAEEDPQG, encoded by the coding sequence ATGACACGTGAGAACCGGACCGGAAACGGCAAGCTGGCGCTGACGCCGGAGCTCCGCCAAGCCATCCGCGCCATCGCCCGGACAGACCACCTGCTGGTGGCGATGGACTTTGACGGAACCATGGCGCCCATCGTGGGGCATGCCGACGACGCGCGGCCGCTTCCCCGGGCGGCCACAGCTTTCGCCGGGCTCGCCGTGCTGCCGCGCACGACGACGGCACTCATCTCCGGGCGCGCCCTCGCCAGCCTGCGCCAGGTCGCTTCGCCACCGGTGGACACACTCCTGATCGGCAGCCACGGGGCAGAAGCGTGGCTCGGCCCCGGGTCGGCCGGGCTGACGCTGGAAGATGAGCAGAAAGCACTCCTCGCCGAGGTGCGCAGCATCCTCGCCGACATTGTTGCGGAAGCGCCGGGCACCATGCTGGAGGACAAGCCGGCGGGCGTGGTGCTGCACACCCGCCAGGCCGCGGACGACGTGGCCGAGGATGCGGTGGCAGCTGCACGCTCGCTGCTGCAGGACCGCAAAGGCGTTTTCCTCAAGGACGGAAAGCGGGTCCTGGAAACCTCTGTGGTGAACGCGTCCAAGGGCGAGGGCGTCACGTTCCTGCGGCAGATCAGCGGTGCCAGCGCCGTCCTGTTCGCCGGCGACGACACCACTGATGAGGATGCGCTTGCCCGGCTGGAGCCCGGCGACGTGGGCATCAAAGTGGGCCTTGATTTCACCCAGGCGCAGTACCGTGTGGAAGCTCCTGTCCATGTGGCGGAGATGCTCGAAGTCCTGCTCCAGGAACGGAGCCTCGCCGTCGCGGAGGAAGACCCGCAGGGGTGA
- a CDS encoding DUF4032 domain-containing protein: MTEEYSAQWHDEPTDYAQVGKLPRFVAASADDGKIASVSSSLNITAAAADPELLDLPWHIALEDWPAENLAALPRGISRHIVRFAHLGGSVIAIKETSEHVARHEYHMLRKLARLDVPCVEPVAVITGRTTLDGRPLNPVLVTRHLKFSMPYRALFSQMLRKDTLTRLIDAQALLLVRLHLIGFYWGDVSLSNTLFRRDAGAFAAYLVDAETGELYPDLSMGQREYDLEIARVNIAGELMDLLDGGLIEEKVDPVATSELIMDSYRRLWAELTEKESFELGERWRVGARIRRLNELGFDVEEYAIKTTQNGTTIQLQPKVVDAGHHMRRLLRLTGLDAQENQARRLLNDMDSFRADNNPDMDEEYSAHLWVSQIFEPIVRSIPRDLSGKLEPAEAVHEVLEHRWYMSEKQERHIPLAEAVQSYIDSILRHRRDEAAIMLDPPTGLLKILEVETEESRYGDDEDVDEYPDSDD; encoded by the coding sequence ATGACCGAGGAATACAGCGCCCAGTGGCACGACGAACCCACCGACTATGCGCAGGTGGGCAAACTGCCCCGGTTCGTTGCGGCGAGTGCCGATGACGGCAAGATCGCCTCGGTCTCCAGCTCGCTGAACATCACGGCAGCAGCGGCTGATCCTGAACTGCTTGACCTGCCGTGGCACATCGCGCTGGAGGACTGGCCGGCAGAAAACCTGGCCGCCCTTCCCCGCGGCATCTCCCGGCACATCGTCCGGTTCGCCCACCTCGGCGGTTCGGTGATCGCCATCAAGGAAACCTCCGAGCACGTCGCCCGGCATGAGTACCACATGCTCCGCAAACTGGCCCGGCTGGACGTTCCGTGCGTGGAGCCGGTTGCCGTCATCACAGGCCGCACCACGTTGGATGGAAGGCCGCTGAACCCAGTGCTGGTCACCCGGCACCTGAAGTTCTCCATGCCCTACCGCGCCCTCTTCTCCCAGATGCTCCGCAAGGACACCCTCACCAGGCTCATCGACGCGCAGGCGCTGCTGCTGGTGCGGCTGCACCTGATCGGCTTCTACTGGGGCGACGTCTCCTTGTCCAACACGTTGTTCCGCCGCGACGCCGGCGCCTTTGCCGCCTACCTCGTGGACGCCGAAACCGGTGAGCTGTATCCGGACCTTTCCATGGGCCAGCGCGAGTACGATCTGGAAATTGCCCGCGTGAACATCGCCGGAGAGCTGATGGACCTGCTGGACGGCGGGCTGATCGAGGAAAAGGTGGACCCCGTAGCCACCAGCGAGCTCATTATGGACAGCTACCGCCGCCTGTGGGCGGAACTGACGGAGAAGGAATCCTTCGAACTCGGCGAACGCTGGCGGGTGGGAGCGCGCATCCGGCGGCTCAACGAACTCGGCTTCGACGTCGAGGAGTACGCCATCAAGACTACCCAGAACGGGACCACCATCCAGCTCCAGCCCAAGGTGGTGGACGCCGGGCACCACATGCGGCGCCTGCTGCGGCTGACCGGCCTGGACGCCCAGGAGAACCAGGCGCGGCGGCTGCTCAATGACATGGATTCCTTCCGGGCGGACAACAACCCGGACATGGACGAGGAATACAGTGCCCACCTGTGGGTCAGCCAGATTTTCGAGCCGATCGTCCGGTCCATTCCGCGCGACCTCTCCGGAAAACTGGAGCCGGCCGAAGCGGTGCACGAGGTCCTGGAGCACCGCTGGTACATGTCCGAAAAGCAGGAGCGGCACATTCCCTTGGCGGAGGCCGTCCAGTCCTACATCGACTCCATCCTGCGGCACCGCCGGGATGAAGCGGCCATCATGCTGGACCCGCCCACCGGGCTGCTGAAGATCCTCGAAGTGGAGACTGAGGAGTCGCGGTACGGCGACGACGAGGACGTCGACGAATACCCGGACTCTGACGACTAA
- a CDS encoding glycoside hydrolase family 13 protein — MSVETLTPAAGPLTLIHPADNLPGWWRSAVIYQVYPRSFRDLNGDGVGDLAGITEELPHLADLGVDAVWLSPFYRSPQRDAGYDVSDYCDVDPIFGTLGDFDVMMAESHRLGLRVIVDLVPNHCSDQHALFQAALAAPAGSPERDMFIFRDGTGPEGNKPPNNWQSHFGGPAWTRVTNPDGRPDQWYLHLFDSSQPDFNWDNPAVHSEFERILRFWLDRGVSGFRVDVAHALVKAPGLPAWGGRADGGSSDGFPGHEAPMFGQPAIHDIYRNWRRILDEYGPDRILCAEASVDLPRLAHWVRPDEMHQAFNFPYLHAGLDVYRLRSVITDSLTILDGVGAPSTWVLSNHDVVRHASRFGYNGQGPRDGDGIGPADPQPDTDLGRQRAAAASLFMLGLPGAAYLYQGEELGLPDGIDIPGHLRQDPTFARTGGQRLGRDGCRVPLPWRAAETHLGFGHGDDPWLPIPASFGELARDVQATSPSSHLALYRTMLAVRRELDLGRGSLAWAEDWCTCSSLAYVNGATLVLMNLNHEPLEMPSGQVLVRSTSSHSEGLLGSGETAWIRISSAG, encoded by the coding sequence ATGTCTGTTGAAACCCTGACACCCGCCGCGGGTCCGCTGACCCTGATCCACCCTGCCGACAACCTGCCGGGCTGGTGGCGATCTGCCGTGATCTACCAGGTGTACCCCCGCTCGTTCCGTGACCTGAATGGCGACGGCGTGGGAGACCTTGCGGGCATCACGGAAGAGTTGCCCCATCTGGCGGACCTCGGGGTGGACGCCGTGTGGCTGTCCCCCTTCTACCGTTCCCCCCAGCGGGATGCCGGATACGACGTCAGTGACTACTGCGACGTGGACCCGATCTTCGGCACGCTCGGGGACTTCGACGTGATGATGGCCGAATCCCACCGGCTGGGCCTGCGGGTCATCGTGGACCTCGTTCCCAACCACTGCTCCGACCAGCACGCCCTGTTCCAGGCGGCCCTCGCCGCACCTGCCGGCAGCCCTGAACGGGACATGTTCATTTTCCGGGACGGCACCGGCCCCGAGGGCAACAAGCCGCCCAACAACTGGCAGTCCCACTTCGGCGGGCCCGCCTGGACCCGGGTGACCAACCCGGACGGCCGGCCGGACCAGTGGTACCTGCACCTCTTCGACTCCTCCCAGCCCGACTTCAATTGGGACAACCCGGCCGTCCACAGCGAATTCGAGCGGATCCTCCGGTTCTGGCTGGACCGGGGTGTCTCCGGCTTCCGCGTGGACGTAGCGCACGCGCTGGTGAAGGCGCCCGGACTCCCCGCCTGGGGCGGGCGGGCCGACGGCGGAAGTTCAGACGGCTTCCCCGGCCATGAGGCCCCGATGTTCGGCCAGCCGGCCATCCACGACATCTACCGTAACTGGCGCAGGATCCTCGACGAATACGGCCCTGACCGGATCCTCTGCGCGGAAGCCAGCGTCGACCTGCCCCGCCTCGCCCACTGGGTCAGGCCGGACGAAATGCACCAGGCATTCAACTTTCCGTACCTGCACGCGGGACTGGACGTGTACCGGCTTCGCTCGGTCATCACGGACTCCTTGACCATCCTGGACGGCGTGGGTGCTCCCAGCACCTGGGTGCTGTCCAATCACGACGTCGTCCGGCATGCCAGCCGCTTCGGCTACAACGGGCAGGGGCCACGGGATGGCGACGGCATCGGCCCGGCAGATCCACAACCCGACACCGATCTGGGAAGACAGCGGGCCGCAGCCGCATCGCTGTTTATGCTGGGGCTGCCCGGTGCGGCGTATCTCTACCAGGGCGAGGAGCTTGGCCTGCCCGACGGCATTGATATTCCCGGGCACCTCCGCCAGGATCCTACGTTCGCGCGTACCGGCGGGCAACGTCTGGGCAGGGACGGCTGCCGGGTTCCCCTCCCGTGGCGCGCCGCCGAAACCCACCTCGGCTTCGGCCACGGTGACGACCCCTGGCTGCCCATTCCTGCCTCATTTGGGGAATTGGCGCGGGACGTGCAGGCCACTTCGCCGTCGTCGCACCTTGCTCTTTACCGGACCATGCTCGCGGTGCGCCGCGAGCTGGACCTGGGGCGGGGGTCCCTGGCGTGGGCGGAGGACTGGTGCACATGTTCGTCCTTGGCGTATGTCAACGGCGCTACGCTGGTGCTTATGAACCTCAACCACGAGCCGCTGGAGATGCCTTCCGGGCAGGTCCTCGTCCGCAGTACCTCCTCGCATTCGGAAGGCCTGCTGGGGTCGGGCGAAACGGCTTGGATCCGCATCTCTTCCGCAGGGTGA